The window CTGAACAGCGTCGACGACGATGGTGGCAATAACACCCACCAGTGCCGTCGCCCTCTCCTTCTTCTTCGATTTCTTGCGCGCTCTCTTCCTTTCAGATCAGTGACAACGACAGCAATGGACTCAATCAATGGCGACGACAGCTCTTCCTTTCTCTTCGGGCTCCCTCAACAACGGCGACGATGATGCGATAGCGGTGGCAAGTCCCCACATTGCCAGTGCGGtctccctcctcctcctccttttctcttcttctttctcgggAGGAGGTGTGTATGTAATATCTCCATGTgtgagttttggagggaaagggggtggtggctgggtgaCGAGGGTTAGGATTAGAAACTCTTTCATTTAGGGTGGCTGAGTGAAAGGTGTGGTggtgaaatttgaaattagaaaagtagtggtgaagataagggtaatttagggattttaagtaattttttagtatttagaTAATTTTGTTATGCGAAACTCATAGTTTATGGGtataaatagtaatttttttttatgggtAGATATATCAACGTATTCAACTTTCGtggataaaaataatagtttactcAAAAGTTTAATTCTATCTTATATATGTAGTAATTTATTAACCAATAACAAATAAGTTAAAAAATTGCAACCATTAATTTTTGGCCTATCAGACTAGATAATATCGTGAATAACCAAAAACTTATCCATTAAACAATTTGCACTTGATAATTGTGAATTCACAGGTAATTTTAAATAAGTCGCTATACATTATCCAAAAAAATTGACCTggccttttttttatatatatatttgacaaatgaattaaaattttttaaagtaaaaaaattaataaaataaaaaaaattctatttttttgaattaaaataataaatttatacataataaaaattataaatttaatagtaattaattttttattttattaccttaTATTTTTTGTTCCGGTGGAGTGAGTGAGAGATGTGAACCTCGTAGGATAATTGTGGGTGCAAAAGGTGACCCAAGTGGAAGAGAgaaaacagagagagagagatgaattTGTGGACTAAACCCAATCCACACAAACACACAAAAACACTATCGTATCCGTATCTATTTCTTTCTGTTTGTCCCAACAATCTCTTTTCTTCTTGGATAAGGCCGTTACTGTTTTTCTTACTGTTACTGTTTCTCTTTCTTACAGCCCCcactcttctctcctttcttcacctttcccttctctctccttcttattcttccatttccacatgattccaagggaaagggaagaagcagcagctgaagaagaagaagggtggCACTGAATCGTATACTCTTCCTTCATCAACTTCGTTTCCTCACTCATTCACTTTAtctactcttttcttttctcttgttgtttttcttttttgataaAGTGTTGTGATTTTCCAAtgtaagagaaaaagaaagtgtaTATTTCACTCTTACTACCGCTAGTGCTTCGTTTGTTTGGCAAAAAGGAAAGCTTTTTCCTGTGAAATTTTCCACCTTTCTATGTTTTTCTGCATCAGCTAGTAAAAGGGTAAGTAGGGATGTTGTAGAATTCTGAAGGGTTTGCAGCAAAAATGGGAAATTgatttaagagagagagagaggaggaggaggaagagggcaGAGGAGGTTTGAAACGATGTCGTTTAGGAGTATAATCTTTGATATGAAGGGTTTGAGATCCAGGTCACAATCACACCACAGAGATGGTGTTGGTGGTGTTGTTAGTGTTAGTGAGGGTGGTGGTTTGGTGGTTCTTGATGGGTTGAAGCAGAGTTGTTGGGCTAACATGCCACCTGAGCTATTGAGGGATGTGCTCTTGAGGATTGAGGCCTCTGAAGATGCCTGGCCTGCCCGGAAACATGTCGTTGCCTGTGCCGGTGTATGCCGCAGCTGGAGGGAGATCATGAAGGAAATTGTCAAGTCCCCTCAAGTTTCCAGCAAGCTCACATTCCCAATCTCATTGAAGCAGGTCCCTCTCAGTTACTTGCTTTGGTTTGTTTGAGATTCCTTGCAAAATATgtgttttgaatttgttgttatgGTTCTAGTCAATTCAGTTCAAGTAGTGAGCTGATGATTTGATAGTGTTCAGCTCGTGAATCGCAACCCTTCTATGTTTGGTTAGCTTAGAGAACTTTGTTATATCCGAAACGGACTTCATGAATAGGTGAAATGGTTATCCTTTTATGTGTGACTCTGATGAGTGTGACTAAAATTCATTCGGGGAAGAAACAATTTATTGATTGATCTCCATATTTGTTGGGCAGGCATGTTTAAGGGATGTGATGCTACTCTTAGTTTGTGTATGCCAAATTGAATGCCCAACAAAGAGTGAGTGAGTAATTAATAAAGATTGGGTGTAGTTGTAAGTGAACTTCTCTCCAAGATAAGAACCAAGCTTTAAATCCTTTAGTAAGCAATTGTTATTAAGTTCTCTTAACAGCTAAGGTGTTAGGGGTAGAAAATACCTTCAAGATAAAAAAAGAGAGGGAAAAAGAAGACGAGAGTGGTGATTGAGTGAGAGATCAAGAATGATTGTTGGAATTTAGGAACTTAACGAGAAAGAAAGAGACAGAATGAAGACTATGCTTTGGCCATCCAATAAGGTTGAGATGGCTGGAGTTGAACTTCTATAACTGGAATGTCTAATTAGTCAGTTAAAACAAGTGATAAGGATTGAATACTGATTGGGTACTTTAATACTAGTAGCTTACAAGAATTGGTATTAATGGTTTTACTAAGTTTATATTTTGTTGAAAGTGTTTTATATTGTAATCTTGATGATCCACTATTTACTGAAATTTCTGCTCTCTTCTACTGTGAAGTTCTTATTGTATTAGGAAGGTTGTAACAGTTGTCAACAGTTTGCGATCCCTTTTATTCACTGCCAAGCTTTGACCGACTTCTGTTATAATTATGCAGCCTGGTCCAAGAGATTCTCTTCTCCAGTGTTATATTAAACGCAATCGTAGTAATCAAACATATTATCTGTACCTTGGTTTAAATCAAGGTGAGCGCTTCCGAACATTTATTCTATATAGTACTCGCTTCATTCCATATCAATTAGTCATGTTGACTTTTCTAGTATTCagaaaattaatgtaaaaaaaaaaaattaaagtgacTTATCAATCTGGAATGGAGTTAGTATCATGCTTTTTAAACCTTTTGGCACAAGCTTATAGACTTGTACCAATGTAATATTTGAAGAACCCCTTTTATGTTAATCTTTCTTTATGCATTGTGAGATTTACCTTAATAATCTGGCAGCCTCAACTGATGATGGAAAGTTCCTTCTTGCTGCACGCAAATGTCGTCGTGCAACTCACACCGACTATATCATCTCTCTTAACTGCGACGACGTATCAAGAGGGAGTAGCACCTATATTGGAAAACTCAGGTATATTAGCTCATATTTGGCCTGACATGTTATGGCTTACTAATCATTATCTTTTATATGTGTTCTTATATAAGAAAGATAATTATCTTCTATGATTGAAATCACCTCTTTGTTTTGGTAATAGATCAAACTTTCTGGGGACTAAGTTCACCATATATGATGCGCACCCTCCACTTTGTGGAGCTGCCAAAGTTACAAAGTCTCGTTCCACCAGGCTGGTTAGTCTCAAGCAAGTGTCTCCAAGAGTTCCTGCCGGCAACTATCCCATTGCACATGTTTCGTATGATCTGAATGTTTTGGGATCCAGGTATGTGGATTATTGCTTAAAATAACTATCCTTGCAAAGCTATTTTGTTGAGTTCTTGTTGCAAATAACTAAAAGTTGTTTGCTGAAATGTTAGCAGGGGCCCTAGGATAATGCAATGTGTTATGGATGCCATCCCCGCATCGGCTGTTGAACCAGGAGGTGTAGCTCCAACACAGACTCATTTTCTTCATAGCCGAATTGAAACTTCTCCATCTATTCCCttttttagatcaaaatcaaCCCGTGTCGACAATCTCCAACTGGTTCCTTCGACTACTCAAAACGAGGGAATGCTTGTGTTACGAAACAAGTCCCCTAGGTGGCATGAACAACTCCAGTGCTGGTGTTTGAACTTCAATGGACGAGTGACAGTAGCCTCGGTTAAAAACTTTCAGCTGGTTGCATCACCAAAAAATGGAGTTTCTGAGCAGGCTCAGGAAAATGTTATTCTACAGTTTGGAAAAGTTGGAAAAGATGTATTCACCATGGATTATCAGTATCCAATCTCTGCCTTCGAAGCATTTGCAATTTGCCTTAGTAGCTTTGACACCAAGATTGCTTGTGAATGATTACCAATATTGATAAGCAGGTATTCTTAATCCCAATAgaataatttattagtttaatcTGGAGGTAgttgtttcaactttcaacttaACAATGAAAATGTCTAGTGTGCAAGGTTATCAAACTCGAAATCGGACCTAAACTCGTGAAAGTTTAAGAGTTAATTTGAGAGTTGATAACCATGCTGGTTTGCAGCCAGCCACCATATTATATAAATTGTGAAATCAATTTGTCTGGTTTTTGTTTTTGACTTTAACTCCACCTTAAACAATTTTgatactcacacttattcacttacTTAACATGTCAGGTGCTAATCAGTGCCACTGCTGATCGAAATCGCACGACACTATCACAGGTCAGATATTGGCAATAGATTcttctgttttttatttatttggtccaactaAGCCTGTTGTATATATGATTGTTTGTGTGCATTATATGTAACCAAAGTGGATTgtatgttgttgttttcggctttTCGCTTGCAAGTCTTGTAGACTACCATTTTTTGTTTCTGCTGTGAGATTTTCGCCGACGATAGCCGCGACTGGTTTGTGAGATTTCCAGTTATTGTTGCTGCCATTGGTTCTGGCAAAGTAACAAAATGACCAAAACCTTTGTATGAGTGCACATTTTGCTGCTTAGTGTTGTTGATTGATTTGACTCTTAATCCATACAAAAAGGAATAAGAGTGATTCTGGGTTTGTGTATGCTTGTcactgttattaatttatttattatgtctaattttatttatttatttcaagttCATATATCTGGGTGAGTTTATGATTTTGCATAATAGCCTTTGTTTCTAACCTCATTCAAACCAACATATATTCAGATCTGGTTCATAAATCTGGGTATGTCTTATTCAATGTTGTATATTGTGAATTGACACGATATCTTGCAcataattatatacataaaaaaaattctatgcctttttttcattctttctatttttctttcttttttaatgaaaaaggtgTCATCCTTTTTCACTAGCTTCTTTGCTCATTTTGCCGCATCTCACGAGtatcacaaaataagaatatataTCTTAGTAACACAAAGTATATATAAGGATAAGAcggatttatttgtttattttctcaCGGTATTTTCCAGTCTAATAATGTGAGTATTAATTTGTTGCGGATTTAAGTTCTAATTAAGAGTTTATCGTTGATAAATAAACCTGTATGGTTGCTCGGGTAACGAACGGGTCGGATCTGGAGGTAGTGAAAGTGTGAGTGACCGGGAGATGGATGCTGGAGAGCTCCGGTGAAGGACTCCTCCGGCCTGACGGGTTGAGGATGAGGTGAGGCCACTTGCaaggactccaacgctcaagtcagtatCCGTACAAGAGGCAGCTATTAGGGTTAGGGTTCTCCCCTATATAGTCTGTACTGGAATGGGTTCCACACGAACAGACCCTCTTTTCTGGAAGTTTTCTTTCCGGCTCGGATTCGGTAACCTGTCTGGTCGGTTGGATGTCCGGACCCAGGTCCTTGGTCTTCGTTAGGCTAGGCCGGAACAAAATCGTTGTATATACTAGGTGAATTCAAACGTGTAATACTTGTTTAATCAGACGAATGAGCTGATTCGATCAACTAAGGTAAATAAGAATTTATTTAATCCTAAGTTCGTTGGCAAATAATTGGTTTTAATTAACATAAGCCTGATAAGGggttattttatttgtatttttttcattatacaaAACTAATATGCCAATTAACAATTACAAGATACATGGGCAAATTTTTGGGCCTTTATTGTATGATGTTATTTGGTCTTATACTTAGACAGTTAGCCCCTAAccaaaacaagcattaaagaaccCAAAATATGGACAATTATGTCATTTTTATTTTGGACAAAGAGAAAATGTAACTCCCAAAACCCATGGTAATATATATGAATATCAATTGCATTCATATTCAAATACAGTGacattgattttaaaatttaccaatttaatGAGTGCAAAAAATAATTTCGAAGCATAAGTACTTACCATAGGCAaaccaaccaaaaaaaaaaaaaaaagcaatgaagAAAATAGGTCAAATCAAAAGAAACTGAGCTATATTTGAATGTGGAAAACCCTAAAAGTACAAATAAGACAGAACAATAAAAGTTGTATATATAACATCAACATGTATAATGACATAATGTATTAGGTGACACGTGTTAATTAAGAAGGCAATTTGAGATTTTGAGGCACTGCCCTTTTTGCCCTTTGAGTTGTCCTAAAGCCTTCTTGTCGGTACTTTTTCTCTCCCTCATAATCCTCTCCTTTTCAATCTCCATCCAAATTTTCAATCTTTCTTtttcctattattattttttttcccaCATGTTATCCCTCTTCGGCTCttgccactacaagaaaaagacACTAATATGGTAATCATAATCTCCTTCAAATGTGGTTAGGGTTATTGTCTTAACTAGTGTATGTAGACTTcaaatttttcctagaaacatGATATATATGTTTTTGTAAATCAGGCACCACCCTTATTAGCTTATCAATATGTAAATTGTTTACAATTTTGGTTATGATTATGATTAATATCACATGATGCTCAATTGTATatgaacttttttattttatgtaacaATTGAAAACCGTTATAGTATTTATATATTGTTAACTTTATATAACGAAAATGGAGTTAACTCTAAAAGATCTCTAATTTGAGTTAGCTACTAATTTGATATCCGAAAAATTTTgtcgttaataaaaaaatttccaaaAGATATTATcgataaaatagtttttaaataatttaaaaatacgataaaacaaatcaataaatattaaaaatttttttgtaaataaccaaaaaaaatttatatttaggaAATAAATTATACCattaataaagaagaagaaagccCGTGAAAGGTTCATATCAGAATTTTGGCACTTTGTTAATGGCAAGAAGCCAACAAGGCAACAACCACCTATGAATGTGTCAGAAAACTAACATGGTGCCTCAGAATGTTGTCTCCTCTTTAAACCAATAATACTGTCATCATCATTCAGCTACTACTACAATCCAATTCTTAATTCTCTAGTCCTCTCCtcaaagggttttttttttttttttttttctatttcaaaaaaaaaaatttccaagtTCATACATATTTCAATGTTAGATTATGAATTAAGGGGAAAAAACATAGCAATATTTCAAAAACTTTGTCTCATTATTAATTTACCTAAATAAATTTCAGataacaatgtaaaaaaaaaaaaagaagtgtaaAATCAACTTGTCATGGAAATTACTTACTTAGTACATTACTTTTACAGTCATTGAAAATTGATAAGAATAAAAAAACACATTTTACTTTGGAAATAGTATAAGCATTGCATTTTCTGTGTATAAAAAATAGGAgaattgatattgtaaaagttaatTTCCAAGTGAGAAAACAGGATATAATATATGATGTTCATGAAGACTTTGGGGATTTGGATTTGGGTTTGGGCCAGCTTTATTAGACCCAAAAGATTTTTATGTGGGCCTACAAAACATAAATAGCAAACTTAATGGACCTACATAGGCCCAGTAGTTTTGTATTCCTTATGAAACTTGGTTGATTTTCATTatgaaatgaaaactattatCAAATTCAGGGGTGTCAGTACATCTTAATTTGGGGTTGAAATTCAGTTATATGTTTCACTAATTCCAATTATCCATTTTTCAAATTGAAATTAGAccctctaaattttagattttcactTTAGAAGATAAAGTGAGATCTCtcataattgaatattttttctctcatattttctctcggtctcacctatgaaataaatggtgatagatcaTATTTTGCCctataaaatgaaatttaaactttaaataatCCAAATCCAAAAATAAAGTAACCAACCTCAAGAATCTTTCTTAAGTTCTTCTTAATTACTCAACTTGATTAAAATTAGATTAACTAGTGTATAATTAAATCAAGACAcatagagataaaaaaaattttacgcGGTATTCTCTAATTCAgtcaattaaagataaaaatcggagatttatttaagaatttattattaactaataaattactgTAAATATAGCAAGATTTAAACTCTTAACATTTATTTGTGCGAGCCAATGTACAGATCAACTAATCCAAGCTAGTTAATTACAGAGATAACTAATGGCATAGGAAATTGAATATGAACATTTCTGATCATACTTTGACAAGTTTTATAGAGCtatagattttatttatttatttatttagaggaAATTGGTATCATCAAGTTGCATTAGCCATGACCATGACAACCTTGTCGTTATCGCCACTTCATTGgacaaaaagaaaggaaaaaattaAAAGCAAGGGATAAAGAAAAGGATGtataagaaggcaagaaaaaaataatttataaatggcctcattaaatattaaaatagaggAAGCAGTGACCCACTTCAATGAAGTGTAATGTGAGCAGGAAAATGAAAGCACCTAAGTATGTGCTgtataagaaaaattaaattcaCCCCTCCACATCACCCCCATACATTTATTAATTATGCTTATTATATGCTTCTGTTTTCACATTAATATCAAACTACTGAACTTGCAACTATCAGATTGATTTCCACCTATTTAGTACAATGTCAAGTTAGTTATTAGGTTGTCACAATAGCAGTTAATTGCACATATAAATATTATGTTTGTTAGAATAATATTCCCcccatttaaaaataaaaaacgacATTTAATTTTAAACGAAGAgtaataaaaagatcaatttaatttattactaTGAATTTTATGACTGAATTATATTATATGAAAACTCATACTAAATTGAGCCTCATATTAAAAAAATGTGTATAAGTAAAACAATTATGTTTTGCGATAAATTTTGTGTAATTTTTTCATATTAATGACTTTAAATTTCATGTTTTAAGACATTTATCAAATAatctataaaattttcaaattttgattatgGTAATCAAAACATGCTATTAATACAAAAGTGATTACTATTTTTTGTATGATTAGGAGAACTTCACCAAATCAGTCGATTCTGTTAAATTAACTAAGAATCTACTATTGAAATCGGTCTAATTCAAGATAAAAATCTATTGttaaaaaatcaatcaaaaacctaaaaaattgataaatcgaTTAAACTGGTCTAATTTAACCAACTtgagttggtcgagtggtcaactCACTTGTCTGCTTAAGCAAGTGTTGGGGGTTCGAATCCTGCCTTGTGTATGCAGCAACCCATTAGCCAGCaacagacccttaaatggagctccgatccgcgacggattagtccttggcctatcaggttgggggataccgtggacaaaaaaaaaaaaactggtctaATTTTTTAACGGATAaccaatttaaaataataaaataaaagaataaatttttaaaaatattacatatttagataaatatattatttattatattagttgACCTTTAAACTTCTAATTTTCAGAACCGTTTTGGGACCTTTATTTGTAGTTAATAATATAAGAACCCATATAAACactaaatcattaaaaaaaaatgctAGATTTAGATGGAAGAAATGTGATTGTGGGAAATGGGAATAGGCTAATTGGGCCTTAAGAATTAGATATAATGAATCTTTGGTAAAAGGGCTTATTAGAAAAGAAGTCAATGTCACAAAAGaaattggtccctcaaagagaCAAAGGCGATGTAGTTTGGGACAGTTTTTTTTAGTCCCTCATTGGAGTGTGTGGTCCTCTTTTGAAGTGTGGTCCATACATTTTTCAATGTCcaaaagtggcttagtccaatgAATAAATCAATCACAACCATTGATTCCACTCAGGGATTTTAATCCTATGGACCACACTTTGCTTTCAATgaacatttaaaaataaataaaaaacacttTGATTCAATGGGGTCATCATAAATGCTGAATAAATCCACAGGTGAAATTTATAACTCCAAGCCACAGCTTTAATTTATAACAGCCTTCGCTGTCATGATGCTTTTGtattattttcctttttattttttttattaatatagaaTTATAGAATAATTTCTAGCcatgaataatataaatataaatctcaCAAGACAGAAAGTTGTAgtagtataaaattaatttgtgtCTGTGGTAAAATGTTAAAATTGTAAGGAGAAATAAATGTTAGAATTTTACTTGAATTTTATTTTCCCATTcttgtaaataaaaatttggtACTGAAGGCATTAGCTCTACATTATTTTCTATTTGaactcaaaatattttaattgaaaaaacacattaaatgtgaatttatttttcaaaaatactaattaaatataaataattaaaaattagttactaaatcgGTTACTGTATATatcttgttttatatattttatattaatgactaatttagtagttaattttataaatatatataataattaaaaaaagttagttGACGTGTAAGGGTGGGTGATGGTGGGGAATAGGAGAAGATTTGAGAGTTACTTATGGTTTTATATGTATGGCCCTCAAGACTTacaataataacaaatgatgTTACCTATTAACTACTTTCTGTACCACACAATGTGCAAGATTCAATACCGTTTTCTCATTCTATATCTATCTGCTTTTAATgttcacaaaaataattgccagcCAGCAATTTATTTCATGGCAATTTAAGAAAGtgattgcaaataaaatagaTTCAATCttttcttataataataataataataatatacatggAAGATGTAGATGTGTATAAGGTTACATGTGAAATTGGAAATCATTTTAGACTTCTTAATTAatgaaacaaattaaattaacacacacacacacacacacatatatatatatatatatatatatatatatatatatatatagagaattATTTTTAACTCAAATTCTTTTATTGTTTTAGActattaaaatagtaaaaattgaGAGGTAACTATTCTTATTCATATGGCAGAAAAATTTACATGTATTAATTATGTATAGTATATAAATATCAAATCAATGTCTTATATATCTTCATTCtttcatttatttaattattattagggTGTATTGTCTTCACTAGCATTATAAAGATCTATGcctagttaatatcattttcaacatttgcataattaaaatattaacattTATTTAGAACTTCTACCATTACCACACATGATGTTAATTAATTTAATCTCTATATAGAACCTTTTTGCATATGACCATATCTAGAGATAGCTTAGGTTTGGTAATGGTGAACAACTTCACAATCTAGCTACTTTGGACTTTTCAACGTGCATATTAAACTACACTTCTATATTagtccatgacaacaataaagaagtcttgtggcccacaaattcagcccaacagaatacacaaattaaattataatttagtcttttattgattgttgattgattgaattgtactgAAATGTATTGTAAACTAtgagggtaaaactaaatatatatagagcattgtcctatgaaagataaaagcaaataaagataagatagagataaagataaagataactataagataagataaagactaaattataatttaatttgtgtattctgttgggctgaatttgtgggccacaagacttctttattgttgtcatggactAATATAGAAGTGTAGTTTAATATGCCCCCGCAAGCTGGTGGATGGAAGATGTCAATAATCCACAGCTTGGATAAGTTCCAATGAAATTGTTGAGGAAGACGCCTCTGACGTAGTGACGCGGAGGAAGATGCGTGCGGCAGAGCTTGAGCTGCCTactgcaaaaatataaaaggagatgctgtgcttGAACAGCGATCTTTAAACAATTGCGTGCGGCGGAGCTTGAGCTGCCGACGGCAAAAATACATAGAAGGAGATGCTGTGCTTGAAGGAGAGAGAGCAAGCAGCGatcttcataaaaaaaaaaaagaatgaaaaaataaaaaataaaaaaaataagcgtGTAA is drawn from Arachis hypogaea cultivar Tifrunner chromosome 12, arahy.Tifrunner.gnm2.J5K5, whole genome shotgun sequence and contains these coding sequences:
- the LOC112728488 gene encoding tubby-like F-box protein 3 → MSFRSIIFDMKGLRSRSQSHHRDGVGGVVSVSEGGGLVVLDGLKQSCWANMPPELLRDVLLRIEASEDAWPARKHVVACAGVCRSWREIMKEIVKSPQVSSKLTFPISLKQPGPRDSLLQCYIKRNRSNQTYYLYLGLNQASTDDGKFLLAARKCRRATHTDYIISLNCDDVSRGSSTYIGKLRSNFLGTKFTIYDAHPPLCGAAKVTKSRSTRLVSLKQVSPRVPAGNYPIAHVSYDLNVLGSRGPRIMQCVMDAIPASAVEPGGVAPTQTHFLHSRIETSPSIPFFRSKSTRVDNLQLVPSTTQNEGMLVLRNKSPRWHEQLQCWCLNFNGRVTVASVKNFQLVASPKNGVSEQAQENVILQFGKVGKDVFTMDYQYPISAFEAFAICLSSFDTKIACE